Proteins co-encoded in one Rhopalosiphum maidis isolate BTI-1 chromosome 2, ASM367621v3, whole genome shotgun sequence genomic window:
- the LOC113553320 gene encoding histone deacetylase 6-like, producing MTGVIYDNNFTTHKCLWDEYYSENPQRYTSVLERCNSLGLIDRCIKISSRQATKEELLSKHTAEHIDLLESTEHYNDEELEELSSRYDSIYLHHSTYKQSLLAAGSSIELVKAVVDGRVQNGMAFVRPPGHHAMKTEYCGYCFINNVAIATQYLLDKTAIQKILIVDWDIHHGQATQQMFYEDPRVLYFSIHRYEHGKFWPNLRESDFDHIGNESGTGFNVNVPLNDIGMKNEDYLAIVHYLLIPLATEFSPDLIIISSGYDSAIGDPKGEMLVTPAFYAHITQKLMSLCCGRVVSILEGGYYLKSLAESAALTLRALLGDPCPVIGSLQQPCKSVMETISNVIYAHRHYWDCFKYNIFYNENLPEIHYNFFDEKPEIYQTRNMYPKIDTSSFDIILNNIITETKLFNPKIKVGLTSNVVEHSNNLKNSEVYRYLELKLGNLHILKERQLTIEEFNMVYSTEYIKEIKNKQKCIDKEQCSTTSINNKFIEDDSDNPVFNIFSFSIGPLLQIIDSIFNNEIKSGIFVSLSTASFRKNEISCTLNTSIIGANYAIKKYYLKRILIIELNENVTEIISTNQILVISMHDLLNSSTILNGNNHINISWSKKVLNEAEFTIMMQHLILPIAYEYNPELIIVSSKFYSNNIDGIQLTPIMYGYLIQWLSTLANGRLILYEQDAHNNSVYRKKCLLQCSKSLLGKPISKLCVTNLLNLESKNILLNNIKTHRNNWKSLEL from the exons ATGACCGGAGTCATCTATGACAACAACTTTACCACACACAAATGCTTATGGGACGAGTACTATTCAGAAAATCCACAGCGATATACATCTGTACTAGAGCG ttGTAATTCATTGGGATTGATCGATCGGTGCATTAAAATATCCTCACGCCAAGCCACTAAAGAAGAATTACTGTCTAAACATACGGCAGaacatattgatttattagaaAGTACAGAGCACTACAACGATGAAGAATTGGAAGAATTGTCTTCAAGATatgattcaatatatttacatcat TCAACTTACAAACAATCCCTACTTGCAGCTGGTAGTTCAATTGAATTAGTCAAAGCAGTTGTAGATGGTCGTGTACAGAATGGAATGGCCTTTGTTcg ACCTCCTGGACACCATGCCATGAAGACTGAATACTGcggttattgttttattaataatgttgcaATAGCTACTCAATATTTATTGGATAAAACAGCTATCCaaaaaattcttattgttGACTGGGATATTCACCATGGTCAAGCTACTCAACAGATGTTTTATGAAGACCCAag AGtgctatatttttctatacatcGTTATGAACATGGAAAATTTTGGCCAAATTTAAGAGAAAGTGATTTTGATCATATAGGCAACGAGAGCGGTACAGGTTTCAATGTGAATGTTCCACTAAATGACATTGGAATGAAAAATGAAGATTATTTGGCTATAgttcattacttattaattccTTTAGCAACtgag ttttctcCAGATctcataataatttcaagtgGATATGATTCAGCCATTGGGGATCctaaa ggTGAAATGTTAGTTACTCCAGCATTTTATGCtcatattacacaaaaactgATGAGTCTTTGCTGTGGTAGAGTAGTCTCTATACTTGAG GGGGGTTACTACTTGAAGAGTTTGGCTGAAAGTGCAGCATTGACATTAAGGGCATTATTGGGAGATCCATGTCCAGTCATCGGGTCATTACAACAACCATGTAAAAG TGTCATGGAAACCATAAGTAATGTGATTTATGCTCATAGACATTATTGGGATTgcttcaagtataatattttttacaatgaaaatCTACCAGAAATTCATTACAATTTCTTTGATGAAAAGCCAGAAATATATCAAACAAGGAATATGTATCCAAAAATTGATACTTCaagttttgatataattttaaacaatattattacag AAACCAAACTATtcaatccaaaaattaaagttgGTTTAACATCCAATGTAGTTGAGcattcaaacaatttaaaaaatagtgaaGTCTATcgatatttagaattaaaacttggaaatttacatattttaaag gaACGTCAATTGACAATTGAAGAATTTAATATGGTTTATTCAACTGAGTACatcaaagaaataaaaaataaacagaaatGTATTGACAAAGAGCAGTGTAGTACTACCagcattaacaataaattcattGAAGATGATTCAGACAAtccagtatttaatatattttctttttctattGGACCACTATTGCag attattgattcaatatttaacaatgaaattaaatcTGGGATATTTGTATCGTTGTCAACTGCGAGCTTTAGGAAAAATGAAATCTCATGTACTTTAAATACTTCCATAATTGGTGCCAACTatgccataaaaaaatattacttgaaaag aatattaataattgaactgAATGAAAATGTTACAGAAATAATATCTACTAatcaaatattagttatttcaatgcatgatttattaaatagctcaacaattttaaatggaaaCAATCATATCAATATTTCATGGTCAAAA aAAGTATTGAATGAAGCAGAATTTACTATAATGATGCAACATCTGATTTTACCAATTGCTTATGAGTATAACCCTGAATTGATAATCGTGTCTTCAAAGTTCTACTCTAATAACATAGacg GTATACAATTGACTCCTATCATGTACGGATATCTTATCCAATGGTTAAGTACTTTAGCTAATGGACGACTCATCTTATATGAACAAGATGCACATAATAATTcagtatatagaaaaaaatgtttattacagTGTTCTAAATCTTTACTTGGTAAGCCGATATCAAAATTGTGTgtgacaaatttattaaacttagaatccaaaaatattctacttaacaatataaaaacccATAGAAATAACTGGAAATCCTTGGAACTttag